In one Ignavibacteria bacterium genomic region, the following are encoded:
- a CDS encoding site-specific integrase gives MTSPKINLKKIKRQKGYVYQLDYRLNGKRIRQSIGPDKKEAELIKTQLQKEFLLGNFNLSTTKQKSISLNELSEEFFKAKKNIIRDSSLNRYRSYFEKLSSFFSAYFPSVYADVTKIESKYVKEFIDIVLEGRDKDQKKWEKKTINECTKFLKSLFKFGVENDLLNEIPLKKIPILKVSKNGKADYFSDDEIENIFNKIDPYWLAPMRFMLNTGLRKGEMINLKWDNVLLQKENSTITISSTDDWETKTETSRNIPLNKIAIEILEQQKGKHKEYVFTNKSNKKMHPDEPYHALKKALHALGLKGDVHKLRHTFASRLVMKGVDLYTVKELLGHSDIETTQIYAHLSQQHLQTAVAKLE, from the coding sequence ATGACCTCTCCCAAAATCAACCTTAAGAAAATCAAACGCCAAAAAGGATATGTTTATCAACTTGATTACCGTCTAAACGGGAAACGCATACGTCAGTCTATTGGCCCTGATAAAAAAGAAGCTGAGTTAATAAAGACTCAACTTCAAAAAGAATTCCTTCTTGGTAACTTCAACCTTTCTACTACCAAACAAAAAAGTATCAGTCTAAATGAACTATCCGAGGAGTTTTTCAAAGCGAAGAAAAATATTATTCGCGATTCGTCATTAAATCGATATCGAAGTTATTTTGAAAAACTCTCGAGTTTCTTTTCAGCATATTTTCCGTCGGTTTACGCTGACGTAACAAAGATTGAATCGAAATACGTTAAAGAGTTTATTGATATCGTTCTCGAAGGAAGGGACAAAGACCAAAAGAAGTGGGAGAAAAAAACAATTAATGAATGCACTAAATTTTTAAAATCTCTTTTTAAGTTCGGTGTCGAAAATGACTTGTTAAATGAAATCCCATTGAAAAAAATTCCAATACTGAAGGTATCAAAGAATGGAAAAGCAGATTATTTCAGCGATGATGAAATAGAAAATATATTTAACAAAATAGATCCGTATTGGTTAGCACCAATGAGGTTTATGCTTAACACAGGACTAAGAAAAGGAGAAATGATAAATCTAAAATGGGATAATGTATTACTACAAAAAGAGAACTCAACAATCACTATAAGTTCGACTGATGACTGGGAAACAAAGACGGAAACATCACGCAACATTCCATTAAACAAAATTGCCATTGAAATACTGGAACAACAAAAAGGAAAACACAAGGAATATGTTTTCACAAATAAAAGCAATAAAAAAATGCATCCTGACGAGCCTTATCACGCCCTCAAAAAAGCATTACACGCATTAGGACTGAAAGGAGATGTTCACAAACTTCGCCACACTTTCGCAAGCAGACTTGTTATGAAAGGCGTAGATTTATATACAGTAAAAGAATTACTCGGGCATTCTGATATTGAAACAACACAAATCTACGCACATCTTAGCCAACAACATTTACAAACAGCAGTAGCAAAATTGGAGTAA
- a CDS encoding 2-oxoacid:acceptor oxidoreductase subunit alpha: MVKPLKNLDDVTIRFAGDSGDGIQLTGMEFTKTTALMGNDLSTFPDYPAEIRAPAGTLFGVSGFQIHFGSTEIYTPGDQCDVLVAMNPAALKVNLNSLVDGGVIIANRDGFDAKNLKLANYAVSPLDDGSLSKYQLHIVDITKLTGLVLTDMNMSSKHIDRCKNFFALGMMYWMFNRPMDATIEWIKSKFAKTPDFMEANTRVLQAGWNYGETTEIFAVRYEVKPAKLDAGTYRSITGNEAIAWGLIAASVKSNLELFLGSYPITPASDILHELSRHKNFRVKTFQAEDEIAAIASSIGAAYAGALATTTTSGPGVALKQEAIGLAVMTELPLVIVNIQRGGPSTGLPTKTEQADLLQAMYGRNGESPVCVIASQTPSDCFGTVFEASRIALKFMCPVMFLSDGYLANGAEPWKFPNADDLPEIPVSFRTEAEGFFPYSRDEKTLSRPWAIPGTPGLEHRVGGLEKQNITGNVNYESANHELMVKLRQEKIDRIANDIPLAEVEGDTEGDVLVVSWGGTYGSIKTAVTNKRKEGKSVSHLHIKYLNPMQKNIGEILYRFKHILVPELNLGQLSKVLRFKYMVPTISYNKIQGLPFKSVELEKKIDEVLGMK, encoded by the coding sequence ATCGTGAAACCACTCAAAAACCTTGACGACGTAACTATCCGATTTGCCGGCGATAGCGGAGACGGAATACAATTGACCGGAATGGAATTTACCAAAACCACCGCGTTGATGGGAAATGATTTAAGCACGTTTCCCGATTATCCCGCAGAAATTCGCGCTCCTGCCGGAACTTTATTCGGCGTGTCCGGATTTCAAATTCATTTCGGATCAACGGAAATTTATACGCCCGGCGACCAATGCGATGTGCTTGTTGCAATGAATCCTGCGGCGTTGAAAGTGAACTTGAATAGTTTGGTTGATGGCGGAGTTATTATTGCAAACCGCGATGGTTTCGATGCAAAAAATTTGAAACTCGCAAACTATGCTGTCAGTCCGCTCGATGATGGTTCACTGAGTAAATATCAATTGCACATTGTTGATATTACCAAACTCACGGGACTTGTTCTTACTGATATGAATATGTCCTCGAAACACATTGACCGCTGCAAAAACTTTTTCGCGCTCGGAATGATGTATTGGATGTTCAATCGTCCGATGGATGCAACAATTGAATGGATAAAATCTAAGTTTGCAAAAACTCCTGATTTTATGGAAGCAAATACGCGCGTTCTTCAGGCAGGATGGAATTACGGCGAAACGACAGAAATTTTTGCGGTTCGCTATGAAGTAAAACCTGCGAAACTTGATGCGGGAACATATCGCAGCATTACGGGAAACGAAGCAATCGCGTGGGGACTGATTGCCGCATCGGTGAAATCGAATCTCGAATTATTTCTCGGAAGTTATCCGATTACTCCTGCAAGCGATATACTTCACGAACTCTCGCGGCACAAAAACTTTCGCGTGAAAACATTTCAAGCGGAAGATGAAATTGCCGCGATCGCAAGTTCTATCGGTGCAGCATACGCAGGAGCATTGGCAACAACAACAACAAGCGGTCCCGGTGTTGCATTGAAACAAGAAGCAATCGGACTTGCAGTAATGACGGAACTTCCACTCGTGATTGTGAATATTCAACGCGGGGGACCAAGCACAGGACTTCCGACAAAAACGGAGCAAGCAGATTTGTTGCAAGCGATGTATGGAAGAAATGGCGAATCTCCGGTTTGTGTTATCGCGTCTCAAACGCCATCCGATTGTTTTGGAACTGTGTTTGAAGCAAGCAGAATCGCATTGAAATTTATGTGTCCTGTAATGTTTCTTTCCGATGGATATTTAGCGAATGGTGCAGAGCCGTGGAAATTTCCGAATGCAGACGATTTGCCGGAAATTCCTGTTTCATTTCGAACAGAAGCGGAAGGGTTTTTCCCGTACTCGCGTGATGAAAAAACTTTATCACGTCCTTGGGCAATTCCCGGAACTCCCGGTTTGGAACACCGCGTTGGTGGCTTGGAAAAACAAAACATCACGGGCAATGTCAATTACGAATCGGCAAATCACGAATTGATGGTTAAGTTGCGTCAAGAAAAAATCGACCGCATTGCGAATGATATTCCGCTTGCAGAAGTTGAAGGCGATACGGAAGGCGATGTTCTCGTTGTCAGTTGGGGTGGCACGTACGGCTCTATTAAAACGGCAGTAACGAATAAACGCAAAGAAGGAAAATCGGTTTCGCATTTGCATATTAAATATCTCAACCCTATGCAAAAAAACATTGGCGAAATTTTGTATCGCTTTAAACACATTCTCGTTCCCGAATTAAATTTGGGACAACTTTCGAAAGTGTTGCGATTCAAATATATGGTACCAACAATTTCGTATAATAAAATTCAAGGACTACCGTTCAAATCCGTTGAACTTGAAAAGAAAATTGATGAAGTATTGGGAATGAAATAA